The following coding sequences lie in one Synechococcus sp. PCC 7336 genomic window:
- a CDS encoding MupA/Atu3671 family FMN-dependent luciferase-like monooxygenase, giving the protein MDFSLFFFDGEGSIPKPNQYRLLLESAQYADRNGFVAVWTPERHFHAFGGLYPNPALTSAALAPVTERIKLRAGSLVAPLHHPVRIAEDWSVIDNLSHGRAEIAFASGWTMDEFVLSRRPHASRRELLWETLATASKLWEGQEVEFLDATGKAVSVKTLPRPIQPQLPFWITAQSEDTFIKAAEAGANVLTSLLNVSLDDLHNKVARYRQVLAEKGFDPSQRKVAVMLHTFLGENPKAVAEEIRGPFCEYLSTHYHLLDSLAKSMGLAVSLSEFSQDDIDTLLEFGYRSFINGRSLIGSPESCLPLVRQLGDAGVSEIACLVDFNPSFESAMHGLPYLKALKDACNDCAPALAPVP; this is encoded by the coding sequence ATGGATTTCAGCTTGTTTTTCTTTGATGGCGAAGGTTCCATACCGAAGCCGAATCAATATCGCTTGCTGCTCGAAAGCGCCCAATATGCAGATCGCAATGGCTTTGTGGCGGTATGGACTCCCGAGCGTCATTTCCACGCCTTTGGCGGCCTCTATCCCAACCCCGCCCTCACCAGTGCAGCCCTAGCGCCAGTGACCGAACGGATTAAGCTGCGGGCGGGCAGTTTGGTTGCCCCCCTACACCATCCCGTCCGCATTGCTGAAGATTGGTCCGTCATCGACAACCTCTCCCACGGTCGAGCAGAAATCGCCTTTGCCAGTGGCTGGACGATGGATGAATTTGTCCTGTCGCGCAGACCCCACGCCAGCCGTCGCGAGCTGCTGTGGGAAACCCTGGCGACGGCGAGCAAACTGTGGGAGGGGCAAGAGGTGGAGTTCCTGGATGCTACCGGCAAAGCAGTCTCCGTCAAAACCTTGCCGCGTCCGATCCAGCCCCAGCTACCGTTTTGGATTACTGCTCAATCTGAAGACACCTTCATCAAAGCTGCTGAGGCAGGAGCGAATGTTCTCACTTCGCTACTGAACGTCAGCCTCGACGATCTGCACAACAAAGTTGCCCGATACCGCCAAGTGCTAGCCGAGAAGGGGTTCGACCCCAGCCAGCGCAAGGTCGCCGTCATGCTCCATACCTTTTTGGGAGAGAACCCAAAAGCCGTTGCGGAAGAAATTCGCGGTCCCTTTTGCGAATATCTCAGCACCCACTATCACCTGCTGGACAGTTTGGCCAAAAGCATGGGTCTGGCGGTGAGCCTATCCGAGTTCTCGCAGGATGACATCGATACATTGCTTGAATTTGGCTATCGCAGTTTCATCAACGGTCGTTCCCTGATCGGCTCTCCAGAATCCTGTTTGCCTTTGGTGCGGCAGCTCGGGGATGCCGGAGTCTCGGAAATTGCCTGTCTGGTGGATTTCAATCCCAGCTTCGAATCTGCGATGCATGGCCTGCCCTACTTAAAAGCGCTTAAAGATGCCTGCAACGACTGCGCTCCTGCCCTAGCCCCCGTGCCCTAA
- a CDS encoding non-ribosomal peptide synthetase has translation MTAPVPNNLSQRIAALSPEQRALFEQRLQQQGLKLEISPAQQTIPRRPPSAGPLPVSFAQQRLWFLNQLETDSPFYNIPMGLRMKGPLKVEALRRSFAEIVRRQDILRTTFISDRGQPLQVIRETMPLAVPLVDLQALPEGDRQAEAERLTATEIRLPYDLERGPLLRATILRADIEDHTLLLSIHHTVADGWSRGVLLRELADLYAAFVAGKPSPLPELAIQYADFALWQRDWLEQEQQAAQLKFWQTQLEGLTELALPKDRQRLGQQTYCGAKLLRVLSPELLDSVKQLSQKEGTTLFMTLLSVFEVLLHRYTAQTDIAVGSPTANRNWKEVEPLIGFFVNALVLRTDLSGDPTFRDVLHAVQTVTLDAFSHRDIPFEQLVEQLQPDRSLSYNPLFQVAFQFQDATYEAQNSLLPSLNFPHLSLERLEIDQGTSIFDLTVNMGEIAEGLGVLIEYSTDLFDRWRIEQMLEHFQVLLQGAIAAPDTRISRLPLVTEADYQQVAIAWNETACPIPTPQCLHELVADRARTQPAALAIADGSQQLTYRELDERANQLAHFLQQRGVGPDIPVGVCLNRSVNMAIALLGVLKAGGAYLPLDPAYPAQRLAYMLEDARVGLVLTQMPLLQQFDRPGLERIDLDRDGAEIFHYPVEAPSTPVTSQNLAYVIYTSGSTGYPKGVAVSHGSLSNLVHWHLRVYDVTPQDRASQIASLAFDASVWEIWPYLAAGASLHLPADDIRLSPLQLVKWLDRERITLAFLPTPLAEAALVEAWPQTMQLRALLTGGDKLTRRPCEEMSCLLTNHYGPTENTVVTTWTRIAPSANAMVPPSIGRPIDNVRVYVLDAWMQPVPIGVPGELFVGGASLARGYLHQPAKTAERFIPDPFSDVPGQRLYRSGDRVRARPDGKLEFLGRVDAQVKLRGFRIEPGEIEAMLDRHPAVGEAIVLAKVRQTGDARLVAYIKPSDGSAWPSPPAPLPGERGARGSVEASISVPLSPELRLTPRFARGEGVRGWGPDTCTDVEQVSSWQQLYDETYAQKTDGQVGTFNIAGWNSSYTGLPLPAEAMREWVDNTVDRILALKPQRVLELGCGTGLLLFQIAPQCEQYWATDFSEVALNSIRTQLGQPDRHLPQVTLEQRQANHFEGIPAASFDTAILNSVIQYFPSADYLLETIAGALHALAPGGSIFIGDVRNLALLNSFHTAIALHRAEADLAIAQLQTRIRDDMMRENELLVQPTFFRALQQTFPQITQIRVQPKLGQHANELTQYRYDVVLQVGTAPAGDGSADRLTWQDWRSASLDLATLGQTLERSQPEIVTLSNIPNSRTSAIQWAIEALAGEEPPATAGELRSRLQQLPVTGIDPQQLWDVGANLGYTVEFSWLGDRPDGSFDAILRHRQARSQHRFSLEFPVAEGAELSLQPLTNNPLQARHSAELVPQLRGYLQERLPDYMVPTAFVVMEEMPLSPNGKVDRRALTDPDSLRGPAGAEFVAPRTPSEVAIAAIWSQLLGVERIGCEDNFFDLGGHSLLVTQVMSRLQQDLQVELPLRSLFEATTVAELAAIVDRAKGRPPQTTLPAIAPTPRPPAIPLSFAQQRLWFVSQLLPDSPAYNMPAFVTLKGSLDLTALRRSLNEIVRRHETLRTNIRAENGTPSQAIACELTVEVPIVDLQAVAAEERGDRAEQWLLAEAKQPFNIATDPLLRVTLVKLAAQDHILAATMHHIVSDGWSAGVLVRELVALYRAYAAGQPSPLPELPIQYADFAIWQRQWLQGTVLEELLSYWKAQLADMPDILELPTDRPRPPLQTFNGAKAAIALEAELTRSLLGLARQTDATLFMALLAGFQLTIYAYARQEKFLLGSPIANRNRPEIEGLVGFFVNTLVLPADLSGDPTFEQLLERVRGCCLGAYIHQDLPFEKLVETLPFQRDLSRAPLVQVAFALQNAPSAPLELPGLTVSLANLETATAKVDLTVLLNDRDAGAGDDSGLAGVVEYNTDLFDAPTVDRIVELYQTLLELAVRQSDRPISQLLDAFDLSQFRPAPSELEVATAREQIAASDARSQFEQLLGQTNLTANQLLVWLGQQLHPHSPLYNNALAFEIAGKVSPAHLQAALQTLLRSRDALRLTISAAAALPQQQILETSPCELELLDFTSNDDPDSIAAWIEQRTRQPLDLSHSPIDCALLKRSETDFILYVNVHQIAADGVSLSMFLEQLSELYELALQAQLPAAIASPQFEHYRQKEQIYRQSARYEKAKQYWTQTLATATDTASYFGRSAYKTGVRSVRTTRLLDRQQTAALKSLAAAALSSNQTEDAALLHLFLAIYAAYLYRIGDSDRVTIGIPLHNRRSRSLKRAIGPFMQVVPLQVEIDPSESIIDLAQRIAGLVFEAMRHGQFPLRNPAQQPVYDAILNFHTERFLKLGPLPLQPNWIHAGSGTDSIAVQIRDFTNSGEFAVDFDLHADLFDRALGEVAIRQFFQVVEAVLRDRDRAIAQLDLLLPEERQRLLVEFNPATQPSPASASAIALFEARVAETPLAIAALAGQQSLTYAQLNAKANQLARHLRGRGVGAEVRVGICCQRSLDLLVGLLGILKAGGAYVPLDPTYPDRRLNDIAEDAALGLILTQTQLSQRFAKRETQLLGLDSAWETIAGERDNNLDLPLHPDSLAYIIYTSGSSGRPKGVGIPHRALASFTETAIDRYEFCASDRILQFASVSFDAAVEEIFPCLAVGATLCLRSDEMLVSPTAFLQACLDWQLTVLDLPTAYWQQMVQSLADSNLMLPPSLRLAIIGGERATLAGFTHWQALCDRQPSPARPCSINTYGPTEATVVATAYTYSADTAAASDLKTAPETEVGIPIGSPLENARVYLLDRHRQPVPVGVPGELYIGGCGLARGYLNRPDLTAAAFVPNPFGSIPGERLYRTGDIGRYRADGEIEYLGRRDRQVKWRGFRLELEEIETALASLPEVKDAAVLLRQDRPQPPRLVAYYTAARQTAPKPSHLRSLLEAKLPQYMLPSHFLAMEAMPLTPSGKLDRRSLPAPGSDRSQLETAYVQPTTALERTIADIWQQVLGVERVGLHDNFFDLGGHSLLLVQVHSQLQQRLGESSALEGNGELVLVDLFQYPTVQRLAERIARGHRSEDLAARADDRARKQKQALSQRRRQQARRQTHA, from the coding sequence ATGACAGCCCCCGTTCCCAACAATCTCAGTCAGCGCATTGCCGCCCTCTCGCCCGAGCAGCGAGCCCTATTCGAGCAGCGCTTGCAGCAGCAGGGGCTGAAGTTGGAGATCTCTCCTGCCCAGCAAACGATTCCACGCCGCCCCCCCTCTGCGGGACCGCTGCCAGTTTCGTTCGCTCAGCAGCGCCTCTGGTTTCTCAACCAATTGGAAACGGATAGCCCCTTCTACAACATTCCGATGGGCTTGCGGATGAAAGGCCCGCTAAAGGTCGAAGCGCTGAGACGCAGTTTTGCCGAGATTGTCCGCCGGCAGGACATTTTGCGCACCACATTTATCAGCGATCGCGGTCAGCCGCTGCAGGTAATTCGCGAGACGATGCCGCTTGCAGTCCCGCTCGTCGATCTGCAAGCTTTGCCCGAGGGCGATCGCCAAGCGGAGGCCGAACGGCTCACAGCCACAGAAATTCGCCTCCCTTACGATTTAGAGCGCGGTCCCTTGCTGCGGGCGACGATTCTGCGAGCGGACATCGAGGATCACACATTGCTGCTGTCTATCCATCACACCGTTGCCGATGGCTGGTCGCGCGGGGTCTTGCTGCGGGAGTTGGCGGATCTCTATGCCGCGTTTGTGGCGGGCAAACCTTCCCCCTTGCCAGAGCTCGCGATTCAGTATGCCGATTTTGCCCTCTGGCAGCGAGATTGGCTCGAACAGGAGCAACAGGCCGCCCAACTCAAGTTTTGGCAAACCCAACTGGAGGGATTGACCGAACTCGCCTTACCGAAAGATCGGCAGCGTCTAGGTCAGCAAACCTATTGCGGGGCCAAGCTACTGCGGGTGTTGTCGCCCGAGCTGCTGGACTCGGTCAAACAATTGAGTCAGAAAGAAGGCACGACATTATTTATGACGCTGCTGTCGGTGTTTGAGGTGCTGTTGCATCGCTACACGGCGCAGACAGATATTGCAGTGGGATCTCCCACTGCCAATCGCAACTGGAAGGAAGTCGAGCCGCTGATTGGCTTTTTCGTCAATGCCCTCGTATTGAGGACCGACCTATCGGGAGATCCGACGTTTCGGGATGTGTTGCACGCCGTACAGACGGTCACTCTAGATGCGTTTTCCCATCGCGATATCCCGTTCGAACAGCTAGTCGAGCAGCTCCAGCCCGATCGCAGCCTCAGCTACAATCCCCTCTTCCAGGTGGCCTTCCAGTTCCAAGACGCCACCTACGAAGCACAAAACTCGCTGCTCCCTTCCCTGAATTTTCCCCACCTCAGCCTGGAGCGCTTGGAGATCGATCAAGGCACGTCCATTTTCGATCTGACCGTCAACATGGGCGAGATTGCTGAAGGTTTGGGGGTGCTGATCGAGTACAGCACCGACTTGTTCGATCGCTGGCGGATCGAGCAGATGCTGGAGCATTTCCAGGTGTTGCTGCAGGGGGCGATCGCGGCACCCGACACCCGCATTTCCCGGCTCCCGCTCGTGACTGAGGCGGACTATCAACAGGTGGCGATCGCTTGGAACGAGACGGCCTGCCCCATTCCCACCCCTCAATGTCTCCACGAGCTAGTGGCCGACCGCGCCCGCACTCAACCGGCTGCACTGGCGATCGCCGACGGCAGCCAGCAGCTCACTTACCGAGAACTCGACGAACGCGCCAACCAACTCGCCCACTTTCTACAACAGCGGGGGGTCGGTCCCGACATTCCGGTAGGAGTTTGTCTCAATCGCTCTGTAAACATGGCGATCGCCCTGCTGGGGGTGCTGAAAGCGGGGGGGGCTTATCTGCCGCTCGATCCGGCCTATCCCGCACAGCGGCTCGCCTACATGCTTGAAGATGCGCGCGTCGGTCTGGTTCTGACCCAAATGCCGCTGTTGCAGCAATTCGATCGACCCGGTCTGGAGCGGATTGACCTCGATCGCGACGGGGCCGAGATATTTCACTATCCCGTTGAGGCCCCCTCAACCCCTGTCACGAGCCAAAATCTGGCCTATGTCATTTATACTTCGGGCTCGACTGGCTACCCCAAAGGGGTGGCGGTTTCCCATGGCAGCCTCTCGAATTTAGTGCATTGGCACCTGCGCGTTTATGATGTCACTCCGCAAGATCGCGCTTCGCAAATTGCCAGTCTTGCCTTTGACGCCTCCGTTTGGGAAATTTGGCCCTACTTGGCGGCGGGAGCCAGCTTGCACTTGCCTGCTGACGATATCCGTCTATCCCCGCTCCAATTGGTGAAGTGGCTCGATCGGGAGCGCATTACGCTGGCCTTTCTGCCCACTCCATTGGCTGAGGCAGCTTTAGTTGAGGCTTGGCCGCAGACGATGCAGTTGCGGGCTCTGCTGACGGGGGGCGATAAGCTAACCCGCCGTCCCTGCGAGGAGATGTCTTGTCTGCTGACCAACCACTACGGTCCCACCGAAAACACTGTGGTGACCACTTGGACCCGCATTGCCCCCAGTGCAAATGCAATGGTGCCCCCCTCCATCGGTCGGCCCATCGATAATGTCCGAGTTTACGTACTCGATGCCTGGATGCAGCCCGTGCCGATTGGCGTGCCGGGGGAATTGTTCGTGGGGGGCGCTAGCTTGGCGAGGGGATATCTCCATCAACCGGCTAAAACTGCCGAGCGCTTTATCCCCGATCCGTTTAGTGACGTTCCGGGTCAACGACTGTATCGCAGTGGCGATCGCGTCCGTGCGCGCCCCGATGGCAAGCTCGAATTCCTCGGGCGGGTGGATGCTCAGGTGAAATTACGGGGCTTTCGGATCGAGCCGGGTGAAATTGAAGCGATGCTCGATCGCCACCCTGCTGTCGGCGAAGCGATCGTTCTAGCGAAAGTGCGGCAGACTGGCGATGCCCGCTTGGTGGCTTACATCAAACCCAGCGATGGCTCTGCATGGCCCTCACCCCCAGCCCCTCTCCCCGGGGAGAGGGGGGCAAGAGGGTCAGTTGAAGCCTCAATTTCGGTTCCCCTTTCCCCAGAATTACGGCTGACGCCACGCTTCGCGAGGGGGGAAGGGGTTAGGGGATGGGGGCCAGACACCTGTACTGACGTGGAGCAAGTGAGTTCCTGGCAGCAGCTATACGACGAAACCTACGCCCAGAAGACTGACGGACAGGTAGGCACGTTTAATATTGCGGGTTGGAACAGCAGCTATACAGGATTGCCGCTGCCTGCAGAGGCGATGCGGGAATGGGTGGACAACACGGTCGATCGCATTCTTGCTCTGAAGCCACAGCGAGTTTTGGAGCTGGGCTGCGGTACCGGTTTGCTGCTGTTCCAAATTGCCCCCCAATGCGAGCAATATTGGGCGACAGATTTTTCTGAAGTGGCTCTTAACTCTATCCGCACTCAACTGGGGCAGCCCGATCGCCATCTGCCGCAAGTCACTCTAGAGCAACGGCAAGCCAATCACTTCGAAGGCATCCCCGCAGCCAGCTTCGATACGGCGATCCTCAATTCCGTCATCCAGTATTTCCCGAGTGCCGATTACTTGCTGGAGACGATCGCCGGCGCTTTACACGCACTTGCTCCGGGGGGCTCGATTTTCATCGGGGATGTGCGCAACCTGGCTCTGCTCAACTCCTTCCACACGGCGATCGCCTTGCACCGGGCTGAGGCTGACTTGGCGATCGCGCAGCTACAAACCCGCATTCGCGACGACATGATGCGGGAAAACGAACTGCTCGTGCAGCCTACGTTCTTTCGCGCCCTCCAGCAAACATTCCCCCAAATTACCCAGATTCGCGTCCAGCCCAAACTGGGCCAGCATGCGAACGAACTGACTCAGTACCGCTACGACGTTGTCCTGCAGGTGGGAACGGCACCGGCAGGGGATGGTTCTGCCGATCGCCTCACTTGGCAGGACTGGCGCTCGGCCTCGCTGGATTTAGCCACTCTCGGCCAAACACTGGAGCGATCGCAGCCAGAAATCGTTACTCTGAGCAATATTCCCAACAGCCGCACCAGCGCGATTCAGTGGGCGATCGAGGCGTTGGCAGGAGAAGAACCCCCTGCCACTGCGGGGGAACTGCGATCGCGCCTGCAGCAACTCCCCGTCACGGGCATCGATCCGCAGCAGTTGTGGGATGTGGGCGCGAATCTGGGTTACACCGTCGAATTCAGTTGGCTCGGCGATCGCCCCGACGGCAGTTTTGACGCGATTTTGCGACATCGTCAGGCCCGCAGCCAGCATCGCTTCTCGCTCGAATTCCCGGTTGCTGAAGGGGCAGAGCTGTCCTTGCAGCCATTGACCAACAATCCGTTGCAAGCCAGACATTCTGCCGAGCTGGTGCCGCAATTACGGGGCTATTTGCAGGAGCGCTTGCCGGACTACATGGTGCCGACAGCGTTTGTGGTCATGGAGGAGATGCCCCTCAGCCCCAATGGCAAAGTCGATCGCCGCGCCCTGACCGATCCCGATAGCCTCAGGGGGCCAGCGGGGGCGGAGTTCGTCGCTCCGAGGACGCCTTCGGAGGTGGCGATCGCTGCGATTTGGAGCCAACTGCTGGGGGTCGAGAGAATTGGCTGCGAAGATAATTTCTTCGATCTGGGCGGCCATTCTCTTCTGGTGACGCAAGTCATGTCCCGCTTGCAGCAGGATCTGCAAGTGGAGTTGCCCCTGCGATCGCTGTTTGAAGCCACTACGGTGGCGGAGTTGGCCGCGATCGTGGATCGAGCTAAAGGTCGCCCGCCGCAAACAACGCTCCCCGCCATCGCCCCAACCCCTCGACCCCCTGCGATTCCCCTTTCGTTTGCTCAGCAGCGGCTCTGGTTTGTCAGCCAGCTATTGCCGGATAGCCCTGCCTACAACATGCCCGCCTTTGTCACCCTCAAAGGCTCGCTAGATCTGACAGCACTGCGGCGCAGTTTGAACGAAATTGTCCGCCGCCACGAAACCCTAAGAACGAATATTCGCGCAGAGAACGGCACGCCATCGCAGGCGATCGCCTGCGAGCTGACCGTTGAGGTCCCGATTGTCGATTTACAAGCTGTCGCGGCTGAGGAACGCGGCGATCGGGCCGAGCAATGGCTGCTTGCAGAAGCCAAACAACCCTTCAACATCGCCACCGATCCGCTCCTGCGGGTGACGTTAGTGAAATTGGCGGCGCAGGACCACATTCTGGCGGCCACCATGCACCACATTGTCTCGGATGGGTGGTCGGCAGGTGTTTTGGTGCGGGAGCTGGTCGCCCTCTATCGCGCCTATGCCGCCGGACAGCCCTCGCCTTTGCCGGAGCTCCCAATTCAGTACGCAGACTTTGCCATTTGGCAGCGGCAGTGGCTGCAGGGCACTGTGCTGGAGGAGCTGCTGTCCTACTGGAAAGCGCAACTGGCGGATATGCCGGACATCCTGGAGCTTCCCACCGATCGCCCCCGTCCGCCCCTCCAAACGTTTAACGGGGCTAAAGCAGCGATTGCGCTCGAAGCCGAGTTGACGCGATCGCTGCTAGGGCTGGCTCGCCAGACCGATGCCACTCTGTTCATGGCATTGCTGGCAGGCTTTCAACTGACGATTTATGCCTACGCTCGGCAGGAGAAATTCCTCTTGGGATCTCCCATTGCCAACCGCAATCGCCCGGAAATCGAAGGGCTAGTCGGTTTTTTTGTCAATACTTTAGTGCTACCCGCCGATCTCTCGGGAGACCCCACTTTCGAGCAGTTGCTGGAACGAGTACGGGGTTGCTGTTTGGGGGCATATATCCATCAGGATTTACCGTTTGAAAAGCTGGTGGAGACGCTGCCCTTCCAGCGGGATTTAAGTCGCGCCCCCCTCGTGCAGGTGGCCTTTGCTCTGCAGAACGCTCCATCCGCTCCTTTAGAATTACCAGGTTTGACAGTCAGTCTCGCTAATCTGGAGACAGCCACCGCCAAGGTGGACTTGACAGTTCTGTTAAACGACCGCGATGCAGGGGCAGGCGACGACAGTGGCCTTGCTGGCGTGGTGGAATACAACACCGATCTGTTCGATGCCCCGACGGTGGACCGCATTGTCGAGCTCTATCAAACGCTGCTCGAACTGGCGGTTCGACAGAGCGATCGCCCGATTTCTCAACTTCTGGATGCATTCGATCTGTCGCAGTTCCGCCCCGCCCCGAGCGAGCTGGAAGTGGCAACTGCACGAGAGCAGATCGCGGCGAGCGATGCTCGATCGCAGTTCGAACAACTGTTAGGCCAGACCAACCTGACAGCCAACCAGCTACTGGTTTGGTTGGGCCAACAATTGCATCCCCACAGCCCTCTCTACAACAACGCGCTGGCTTTTGAGATCGCTGGCAAAGTCTCCCCGGCTCACCTGCAAGCAGCATTGCAAACTCTACTGCGCTCTCGCGATGCTTTGCGCCTGACGATCTCCGCCGCCGCCGCCCTCCCCCAGCAACAGATTTTAGAGACCTCACCTTGCGAACTAGAGCTGTTGGACTTTACGAGCAATGACGACCCCGACTCGATCGCCGCTTGGATCGAGCAGCGCACCCGTCAGCCGCTCGACCTCAGTCACAGCCCGATCGACTGTGCTTTGCTGAAGCGATCGGAAACGGACTTTATTCTTTACGTCAACGTTCATCAGATTGCCGCCGACGGGGTTTCTCTGTCGATGTTCTTGGAACAGTTGTCGGAGCTTTACGAGCTGGCTTTGCAAGCGCAACTGCCCGCAGCGATCGCCTCCCCCCAATTCGAGCATTATCGGCAAAAAGAACAGATTTATCGTCAATCGGCTCGCTACGAAAAGGCCAAACAATACTGGACGCAAACTCTCGCAACGGCCACCGACACAGCATCCTACTTCGGTCGGTCCGCCTACAAAACCGGTGTCCGCAGCGTTCGAACCACCCGCCTGCTCGATCGCCAGCAAACAGCAGCGTTAAAGTCACTCGCAGCCGCAGCCCTATCCTCCAACCAAACCGAGGACGCCGCATTATTGCATTTGTTCTTGGCAATTTATGCAGCTTACCTCTATCGCATCGGCGACAGCGATCGCGTCACCATTGGCATTCCCCTGCACAACCGCCGCTCGCGATCGCTCAAGCGTGCCATCGGTCCCTTTATGCAGGTGGTACCGCTGCAGGTGGAGATCGACCCGAGCGAATCCATTATTGACCTGGCCCAACGCATTGCAGGGCTTGTTTTCGAGGCAATGCGCCACGGCCAATTCCCCCTACGCAACCCAGCGCAGCAGCCGGTTTACGACGCCATTTTGAACTTCCATACCGAGCGTTTTCTGAAGCTGGGACCGCTGCCGTTGCAGCCCAACTGGATTCATGCTGGCAGCGGCACCGACAGCATCGCAGTGCAGATTCGCGATTTCACCAACTCCGGCGAATTCGCAGTTGATTTTGACCTACACGCAGACCTGTTCGATCGAGCTCTGGGAGAAGTGGCAATTCGTCAATTTTTCCAGGTTGTCGAGGCTGTTCTGCGCGATCGCGATCGCGCCATCGCCCAACTGGATCTGCTTTTGCCTGAAGAGCGCCAGCGCTTGCTAGTCGAGTTCAACCCCGCTACTCAGCCTTCCCCTGCCAGTGCTTCGGCGATCGCGCTGTTCGAGGCTCGCGTTGCCGAAACACCTTTGGCGATCGCGGCGCTCGCGGGCCAGCAATCCCTCACCTATGCCCAACTCAATGCCAAAGCCAACCAGTTAGCGCGGCACTTGAGAGGGCGGGGAGTGGGAGCGGAGGTCCGAGTGGGTATTTGCTGTCAGCGCTCCCTAGATTTGCTGGTGGGGCTGCTCGGCATTCTCAAAGCGGGCGGGGCTTACGTCCCCCTCGATCCCACCTATCCCGATCGCCGTCTCAACGACATTGCTGAGGATGCTGCTTTGGGGCTAATTCTCACCCAAACGCAACTCTCGCAGCGATTTGCAAAGCGAGAGACCCAACTCCTGGGTTTGGATTCTGCTTGGGAGACGATCGCTGGCGAACGGGACAATAATCTCGATCTCCCCCTTCACCCCGACAGTCTGGCCTACATCATTTACACCTCGGGGTCGAGCGGTCGTCCCAAGGGGGTGGGCATTCCGCATCGCGCGCTGGCGAGCTTCACCGAAACCGCGATCGACCGCTATGAATTTTGTGCCAGCGATCGCATCTTGCAATTTGCTTCTGTCAGTTTCGACGCGGCGGTGGAGGAGATCTTTCCCTGCTTGGCAGTGGGGGCAACGCTGTGCTTGCGATCGGACGAGATGCTGGTCAGTCCAACGGCATTCTTGCAAGCTTGCCTGGATTGGCAGCTCACGGTGTTGGACTTACCCACCGCCTACTGGCAGCAGATGGTGCAGTCTTTAGCGGACAGTAATCTAATGCTGCCGCCCTCCCTGCGTTTGGCCATCATCGGTGGCGAACGAGCCACATTGGCCGGTTTCACCCATTGGCAAGCCCTCTGCGATCGCCAGCCTTCGCCAGCTCGCCCTTGCTCGATCAATACTTACGGGCCAACGGAAGCCACGGTGGTTGCCACCGCCTACACCTATTCCGCAGACACTGCTGCCGCTTCCGATCTGAAAACTGCTCCTGAAACCGAGGTGGGGATTCCGATTGGCTCGCCTTTGGAAAACGCTAGGGTATACCTGCTCGATCGCCACCGCCAGCCCGTGCCGGTCGGCGTTCCCGGCGAGCTCTATATAGGCGGCTGCGGTCTGGCACGAGGCTATCTCAACCGACCGGATCTGACTGCAGCTGCCTTTGTGCCCAACCCATTTGGCTCAATTCCTGGAGAGCGGCTCTACCGCACTGGCGATATCGGTCGCTACCGCGCCGATGGGGAGATCGAGTATCTGGGACGGCGCGATCGCCAGGTCAAATGGCGGGGCTTCCGCCTGGAATTGGAAGAGATCGAAACGGCTTTGGCTTCGCTGCCAGAGGTGAAAGATGCCGCCGTCCTCCTGCGACAGGATCGGCCGCAGCCGCCGCGCCTAGTGGCTTACTACACTGCTGCCCGCCAAACTGCGCCCAAACCCAGCCACTTGCGCAGCCTCCTAGAGGCCAAGCTGCCGCAGTATATGCTGCCCAGTCATTTCCTGGCGATGGAGGCCATGCCCCTCACCCCCAGCGGCAAGCTCGATCGCCGCTCCCTGCCGGCACCCGGCAGCGATCGCTCGCAACTGGAAACCGCCTACGTCCAGCCGACAACAGCATTGGAGCGAACCATTGCCGACATCTGGCAGCAGGTGCTCGGAGTCGAGCGCGTCGGCTTGCACGACAATTTCTTCGACCTCGGCGGTCATTCTCTCCTGTTGGTGCAAGTACACAGCCAATTACAGCAGCGGCTCGGAGAAAGCAGTGCCCTCGAAGGCAATGGCGAGCTCGTGCTGGTGGATTTATTCCAATACCCGACGGTGCAGCGTTTGGCCGAGCGGATCGCTCGGGGACATCGCTCGGAGGATTTGGCCGCTCGGGCTGACGATCGCGCCCGCAAACAGAAACAAGCACTTTCCCAGAGACGACGCCAGCAAGCTAGGAGGCAGACCCATGCATAA